Proteins from one Gasterosteus aculeatus chromosome 11, fGasAcu3.hap1.1, whole genome shotgun sequence genomic window:
- the med15 gene encoding mediator of RNA polymerase II transcription subunit 15 isoform X4 has product MEVPGPDSDWRSPQFRQKVVAQIEEAMRKAGTAHTKSSNDMENHVYVKAKSREEYLSLVARLIIHFRDIHKKTHGGPDPINALTNLTGVGGGPGVMGMGPRPAGAPVGGMGSMGPMQMVAGNPQAIGGPGQMPMQQMVQQQSIQFQHFQQQQNSMQQQFQVQQQLRVQMQQQQQQQQQQQQQQQQQQQQQQQQHHQNQQLQHQNQQLQNQQQAQNQQQQNQMHQTRIQQQQQILQLQQQAQAQAQAQAQAQAQAQAQAQAQAQAQAQAQAQAQAQAQAQAQAQAQAQAQAQAQAQAQAHVQSIQHMVQQQQQQQVQPQPGQHILQKTLQARASLQQAAAQAQHNATAGAPGQIPTRMPQNPPTPAVGGQPMTQQTQQQPMMSSPSPGQVQTPLSMPPPPQPSPQPPSSQPNSASSGPTPSPGGFQPSPSPQPSQSPATARTPLNYGVPSPGPLNTPGNPGSVMSPPGSTSLEDQQYMEKLKQLSKYIEPLRRMINKIDKNEDRKKDLSKMKSLLNILTDPNTRCPLKTLQKCEIALEKLKNDMAVPTPPPPQLPNKQQYLCQPLLDAVMANIRSPVFNHSLYRTFAPAMTAIHGPPITAPNFSGRKRKHEEDERQSIPNILQGEVARLDIKFLVNLDPSYCSNNGTVHLVCKLDDKNLPSVPPLQLSVPADYPDQSPYWADEEDQYGANGFLQTVHRNMTSKLLQLPDKHSVTELLNTWAQSVRQACLSAA; this is encoded by the exons ATGGAGGTCCCGGGACCGGACAGCGACTGGAGGAGTCCGCAGTTCCGGCAGAAAGTCGTCGCTCAGAT cgaggAGGCGATGAGGAAGGCAGGAACTGCACACACTAAGTCCAGCAACGATATGGAAAACCACGTTTATGTCAAAGCCAAATCCAGA GAGGAGTATTTGTCTCTGGTGGCGAGGCTGATCATTCACTTTAGAGACATCC ATAAGAAGACGCACGGAGGTCCAG ATCCCATTAACGCCCTGACTAACTTGactggggtcgggggggggcccGGCGTCATGGGGATGGGGCCTCGGCCTGCCGGCGCTCCGGTGGGGGGCATGGGGTCCATGGGGCCGATGCAGATGGTGGCCGGAAACCCGCAAgcta TCGGGGGTCCGGGACAGATGCCGATGCAGCAGATGGTGCAGCAGCAGTCCATCCAGTTCCAacatttccagcagcagcagaacagcATGCAGCAGCAGTTtcaggtgcagcagcagttgAGGGTGCAgatgcagcaacagcagcaacaacaacaacaacaacaacaacaacagcagcaacaacaacaacaacaacagcagcagcaccaccagaATCAACAACTTCAGCACCAGAACCAGCAACTTCAGAACCAGCAGCAGGCAcagaaccagcagcagcagaaccag ATGCACCAGACCAggattcagcagcagcagcagattctgcagctccagcagcaggccCAAGCCCAGGCCCAAGCCCAGGCCCAAGCCCAGGCCCAAGCCCAGGCCCAAGCCCAAGCCCAGGCCCAAGCCCAAGCCCAGGCCCAAGCCCAGGCCCAAGCCCAGGCCCAAGCACAAGCCCAGGCCCAAGCCCAAGCCCAAGCCCAGGCTCAGGCCCAGGCCCAAGCCCAGGCCCATGTCCAATCCATCCAGCACAtggttcagcagcagcagcagcagcaggttcagCCTCAGCCGGGTCAGCACATCTTGCAAAAGACCTTGCAG gCCCGTGCATCATTGCAGCAAGCTGCAGCTCAGGCGCAACACAACGCAACAGCAGGCGCTCCGGGGCAG ATTCCGACCCGGATGCCTcagaacccccccacacccgctgTAGGAGGACAGCCAATGACACAGCAG ACCCAACAGCAGCCAATGATGTCATCGCCTTCACCTGGGCAGGTGCAAACCCCGCTGTCgatgcctcctccccctcaaccGTCAccccagcccccctcctcaCAGCCCAACTCAGCCAG CTCCGGTCCCACTCCGTCCCCGGGGGGTTTCCAGCCCAGCCCGTCTCCTCAGCCCTCACAGAGCCCCGCCACCGCCAGGACCCCCCTCAACTATGGAGTACCCTCACCTGGACCGCTCAACACCCCAG GTAACCCCGGCTCTGTGATGAGTCCACCTGGATCCACGTCTCTGGAGGACCAGCAGTACATGGAGAAACTGAAACAGCTCTCTAAATACATCGAACCTCTGCGCAGGATGATCAATAAGATTGACAAGAACGAAG ACAGGAAGAAAGACCTGAGTAAGATGAAGAGTCTGTTGAACATCCTGACGGACCCAAACACCAG GTGTCCCCTGAAGACGCTGCAGAAGTGTGAGATCGCTctggagaagctgaagaacgACATGGCCGTG CccaccccgccgcccccccagcTGCCCAACAAGCAGCAGTACCTGTGTCAACCGCTGCTGGACGCAGTCATGGCCAACATCCGCTCCCCCGTCTTTAACCACTCGCTGTACCGCACCTTCGCCCCCGCCATGACCGCCATCCACGGACCCCCCATCAC GGCGCCAAACTTCtccgggaggaagaggaagcacgAGGAAGACGAGCGTCAGTCCATCCCAAACATCCTTCAAGGAGAGGTTGCTCGGCTCGACATCAAGTTCCTGGTGAACCTGGACCCGTCCTACTGCAGCAACAACGGGACGGTGCACCTGGTCTGCAAGCTGG ATGATAAGAACCTTCCCAGcgttcctcctctgcagctcagcgTACCAGCAGATTACCCTGATCAGAGCCCTTACTGGGCCGACGAGGAGGACCAGTACG GTGCGAACGGCTTCCTGCAGACGGTCCACAGAAACATGACGTCCAAACTTCTGCAGCTCCCCGACAAACACTCTGTGACGGAGCTTCTGAACACCTGGGCCCAGAGCGTCCGCcaggcctgtctgtctgccgcctga
- the med15 gene encoding mediator of RNA polymerase II transcription subunit 15 isoform X2 codes for MEVPGPDSDWRSPQFRQKVVAQIEEAMRKAGTAHTKSSNDMENHVYVKAKSREEYLSLVARLIIHFRDIHKKTHGGPDPINALTNLTGVGGGPGVMGMGPRPAGAPVGGMGSMGPMQMVAGNPQAIGGPGQMPMQQMVQQQSIQFQHFQQQQNSMQQQFQVQQQLRVQMQQQQQQQQQQQQQQQQQQQQQQQQHHQNQQLQHQNQQLQNQQQAQNQQQQNQMHQTRIQQQQQILQLQQQAQAQAQAQAQAQAQAQAQAQAQAQAQAQAQAQAQAQAQAQAQAQAQAQAQAQAQAQAQAHVQSIQHMVQQQQQQQVQPQPGQHILQKTLQARASLQQAAAQAQHNATAGAPGQLVRPVMQIPTRMPQNPPTPAVGGQPMTQQTQQQPMMSSPSPGQVQTPLSMPPPPQPSPQPPSSQPNSASSGPTPSPGGFQPSPSPQPSQSPATARTPLNYGVPSPGPLNTPGNPGSVMSPPGSTSLEDQQYMEKLKQLSKYIEPLRRMINKIDKNEDRKKDLSKMKSLLNILTDPNTRCPLKTLQKCEIALEKLKNDMAVPTPPPPQLPNKQQYLCQPLLDAVMANIRSPVFNHSLYRTFAPAMTAIHGPPITAPNFSGRKRKHEEDERQSIPNILQGEVARLDIKFLVNLDPSYCSNNGTVHLVCKLDDKNLPSVPPLQLSVPADYPDQSPYWADEEDQYGANGFLQTVHRNMTSKLLQLPDKHSVTELLNTWAQSVRQACLSAA; via the exons ATGGAGGTCCCGGGACCGGACAGCGACTGGAGGAGTCCGCAGTTCCGGCAGAAAGTCGTCGCTCAGAT cgaggAGGCGATGAGGAAGGCAGGAACTGCACACACTAAGTCCAGCAACGATATGGAAAACCACGTTTATGTCAAAGCCAAATCCAGA GAGGAGTATTTGTCTCTGGTGGCGAGGCTGATCATTCACTTTAGAGACATCC ATAAGAAGACGCACGGAGGTCCAG ATCCCATTAACGCCCTGACTAACTTGactggggtcgggggggggcccGGCGTCATGGGGATGGGGCCTCGGCCTGCCGGCGCTCCGGTGGGGGGCATGGGGTCCATGGGGCCGATGCAGATGGTGGCCGGAAACCCGCAAgcta TCGGGGGTCCGGGACAGATGCCGATGCAGCAGATGGTGCAGCAGCAGTCCATCCAGTTCCAacatttccagcagcagcagaacagcATGCAGCAGCAGTTtcaggtgcagcagcagttgAGGGTGCAgatgcagcaacagcagcaacaacaacaacaacaacaacaacaacagcagcaacaacaacaacaacaacagcagcagcaccaccagaATCAACAACTTCAGCACCAGAACCAGCAACTTCAGAACCAGCAGCAGGCAcagaaccagcagcagcagaaccag ATGCACCAGACCAggattcagcagcagcagcagattctgcagctccagcagcaggccCAAGCCCAGGCCCAAGCCCAGGCCCAAGCCCAGGCCCAAGCCCAGGCCCAAGCCCAAGCCCAGGCCCAAGCCCAAGCCCAGGCCCAAGCCCAGGCCCAAGCCCAGGCCCAAGCACAAGCCCAGGCCCAAGCCCAAGCCCAAGCCCAGGCTCAGGCCCAGGCCCAAGCCCAGGCCCATGTCCAATCCATCCAGCACAtggttcagcagcagcagcagcagcaggttcagCCTCAGCCGGGTCAGCACATCTTGCAAAAGACCTTGCAG gCCCGTGCATCATTGCAGCAAGCTGCAGCTCAGGCGCAACACAACGCAACAGCAGGCGCTCCGGGGCAG TTGGTCCGTCCTGTGATGCAGATTCCGACCCGGATGCCTcagaacccccccacacccgctgTAGGAGGACAGCCAATGACACAGCAG ACCCAACAGCAGCCAATGATGTCATCGCCTTCACCTGGGCAGGTGCAAACCCCGCTGTCgatgcctcctccccctcaaccGTCAccccagcccccctcctcaCAGCCCAACTCAGCCAG CTCCGGTCCCACTCCGTCCCCGGGGGGTTTCCAGCCCAGCCCGTCTCCTCAGCCCTCACAGAGCCCCGCCACCGCCAGGACCCCCCTCAACTATGGAGTACCCTCACCTGGACCGCTCAACACCCCAG GTAACCCCGGCTCTGTGATGAGTCCACCTGGATCCACGTCTCTGGAGGACCAGCAGTACATGGAGAAACTGAAACAGCTCTCTAAATACATCGAACCTCTGCGCAGGATGATCAATAAGATTGACAAGAACGAAG ACAGGAAGAAAGACCTGAGTAAGATGAAGAGTCTGTTGAACATCCTGACGGACCCAAACACCAG GTGTCCCCTGAAGACGCTGCAGAAGTGTGAGATCGCTctggagaagctgaagaacgACATGGCCGTG CccaccccgccgcccccccagcTGCCCAACAAGCAGCAGTACCTGTGTCAACCGCTGCTGGACGCAGTCATGGCCAACATCCGCTCCCCCGTCTTTAACCACTCGCTGTACCGCACCTTCGCCCCCGCCATGACCGCCATCCACGGACCCCCCATCAC GGCGCCAAACTTCtccgggaggaagaggaagcacgAGGAAGACGAGCGTCAGTCCATCCCAAACATCCTTCAAGGAGAGGTTGCTCGGCTCGACATCAAGTTCCTGGTGAACCTGGACCCGTCCTACTGCAGCAACAACGGGACGGTGCACCTGGTCTGCAAGCTGG ATGATAAGAACCTTCCCAGcgttcctcctctgcagctcagcgTACCAGCAGATTACCCTGATCAGAGCCCTTACTGGGCCGACGAGGAGGACCAGTACG GTGCGAACGGCTTCCTGCAGACGGTCCACAGAAACATGACGTCCAAACTTCTGCAGCTCCCCGACAAACACTCTGTGACGGAGCTTCTGAACACCTGGGCCCAGAGCGTCCGCcaggcctgtctgtctgccgcctga
- the med15 gene encoding mediator of RNA polymerase II transcription subunit 15 isoform X5, with translation MEVPGPDSDWRSPQFRQKVVAQIEEAMRKAGTAHTKSSNDMENHVYVKAKSREEYLSLVARLIIHFRDIHKKTHGGPDPINALTNLTGVGGGPGVMGMGPRPAGAPVGGMGSMGPMQMVAGNPQAIGGPGQMPMQQMVQQQSIQFQHFQQQQNSMQQQFQVQQQLRVQMQQQQQQQQQQQQQQQQQQQQQQQQHHQNQQLQHQNQQLQNQQQAQNQQQQNQMHQTRIQQQQQILQLQQQAQAQAQAQAQAQAQAQAQAQAQAQAQAQAQAQAQAQAQAQAQAQAQAQAHVQSIQHMVQQQQQQQVQPQPGQHILQKTLQARASLQQAAAQAQHNATAGAPGQLVRPVMQIPTRMPQNPPTPAVGGQPMTQQTQQQPMMSSPSPGQVQTPLSMPPPPQPSPQPPSSQPNSASSGPTPSPGGFQPSPSPQPSQSPATARTPLNYGVPSPGPLNTPGNPGSVMSPPGSTSLEDQQYMEKLKQLSKYIEPLRRMINKIDKNEDRKKDLSKMKSLLNILTDPNTRCPLKTLQKCEIALEKLKNDMAVPTPPPPQLPNKQQYLCQPLLDAVMANIRSPVFNHSLYRTFAPAMTAIHGPPITAPNFSGRKRKHEEDERQSIPNILQGEVARLDIKFLVNLDPSYCSNNGTVHLVCKLDDKNLPSVPPLQLSVPADYPDQSPYWADEEDQYAGANGFLQTVHRNMTSKLLQLPDKHSVTELLNTWAQSVRQACLSAA, from the exons ATGGAGGTCCCGGGACCGGACAGCGACTGGAGGAGTCCGCAGTTCCGGCAGAAAGTCGTCGCTCAGAT cgaggAGGCGATGAGGAAGGCAGGAACTGCACACACTAAGTCCAGCAACGATATGGAAAACCACGTTTATGTCAAAGCCAAATCCAGA GAGGAGTATTTGTCTCTGGTGGCGAGGCTGATCATTCACTTTAGAGACATCC ATAAGAAGACGCACGGAGGTCCAG ATCCCATTAACGCCCTGACTAACTTGactggggtcgggggggggcccGGCGTCATGGGGATGGGGCCTCGGCCTGCCGGCGCTCCGGTGGGGGGCATGGGGTCCATGGGGCCGATGCAGATGGTGGCCGGAAACCCGCAAgcta TCGGGGGTCCGGGACAGATGCCGATGCAGCAGATGGTGCAGCAGCAGTCCATCCAGTTCCAacatttccagcagcagcagaacagcATGCAGCAGCAGTTtcaggtgcagcagcagttgAGGGTGCAgatgcagcaacagcagcaacaacaacaacaacaacaacaacaacagcagcaacaacaacaacaacaacagcagcagcaccaccagaATCAACAACTTCAGCACCAGAACCAGCAACTTCAGAACCAGCAGCAGGCAcagaaccagcagcagcagaaccag ATGCACCAGACCAggattcagcagcagcagcagattctgcagctccagcagca AGCCCAGGCCCAAGCCCAGGCCCAAGCCCAAGCCCAGGCCCAAGCCCAAGCCCAGGCCCAAGCCCAGGCCCAAGCCCAGGCCCAAGCACAAGCCCAGGCCCAAGCCCAAGCCCAAGCCCAGGCTCAGGCCCAGGCCCAAGCCCAGGCCCATGTCCAATCCATCCAGCACAtggttcagcagcagcagcagcagcaggttcagCCTCAGCCGGGTCAGCACATCTTGCAAAAGACCTTGCAG gCCCGTGCATCATTGCAGCAAGCTGCAGCTCAGGCGCAACACAACGCAACAGCAGGCGCTCCGGGGCAG TTGGTCCGTCCTGTGATGCAGATTCCGACCCGGATGCCTcagaacccccccacacccgctgTAGGAGGACAGCCAATGACACAGCAG ACCCAACAGCAGCCAATGATGTCATCGCCTTCACCTGGGCAGGTGCAAACCCCGCTGTCgatgcctcctccccctcaaccGTCAccccagcccccctcctcaCAGCCCAACTCAGCCAG CTCCGGTCCCACTCCGTCCCCGGGGGGTTTCCAGCCCAGCCCGTCTCCTCAGCCCTCACAGAGCCCCGCCACCGCCAGGACCCCCCTCAACTATGGAGTACCCTCACCTGGACCGCTCAACACCCCAG GTAACCCCGGCTCTGTGATGAGTCCACCTGGATCCACGTCTCTGGAGGACCAGCAGTACATGGAGAAACTGAAACAGCTCTCTAAATACATCGAACCTCTGCGCAGGATGATCAATAAGATTGACAAGAACGAAG ACAGGAAGAAAGACCTGAGTAAGATGAAGAGTCTGTTGAACATCCTGACGGACCCAAACACCAG GTGTCCCCTGAAGACGCTGCAGAAGTGTGAGATCGCTctggagaagctgaagaacgACATGGCCGTG CccaccccgccgcccccccagcTGCCCAACAAGCAGCAGTACCTGTGTCAACCGCTGCTGGACGCAGTCATGGCCAACATCCGCTCCCCCGTCTTTAACCACTCGCTGTACCGCACCTTCGCCCCCGCCATGACCGCCATCCACGGACCCCCCATCAC GGCGCCAAACTTCtccgggaggaagaggaagcacgAGGAAGACGAGCGTCAGTCCATCCCAAACATCCTTCAAGGAGAGGTTGCTCGGCTCGACATCAAGTTCCTGGTGAACCTGGACCCGTCCTACTGCAGCAACAACGGGACGGTGCACCTGGTCTGCAAGCTGG ATGATAAGAACCTTCCCAGcgttcctcctctgcagctcagcgTACCAGCAGATTACCCTGATCAGAGCCCTTACTGGGCCGACGAGGAGGACCAGTACG CAGGTGCGAACGGCTTCCTGCAGACGGTCCACAGAAACATGACGTCCAAACTTCTGCAGCTCCCCGACAAACACTCTGTGACGGAGCTTCTGAACACCTGGGCCCAGAGCGTCCGCcaggcctgtctgtctgccgcctga
- the med15 gene encoding mediator of RNA polymerase II transcription subunit 15 isoform X3: protein MEVPGPDSDWRSPQFRQKVVAQIEEAMRKAGTAHTKSSNDMENHVYVKAKSREEYLSLVARLIIHFRDIHKKTHGGPDPINALTNLTGVGGGPGVMGMGPRPAGAPVGGMGSMGPMQMVAGNPQAIGGPGQMPMQQMVQQQSIQFQHFQQQQNSMQQQFQVQQQLRVQMQQQQQQQQQQQQQQQQQQQQQQQQHHQNQQLQHQNQQLQNQQQAQNQQQQNQMHQTRIQQQQQILQLQQQAQAQAQAQAQAQAQAQAQAQAQAQAQAQAQAQAQAQAQAQAQAQAQAQAQAQAQAQAQAHVQSIQHMVQQQQQQQVQPQPGQHILQKTLQARASLQQAAAQAQHNATAGAPGQIPTRMPQNPPTPAVGGQPMTQQTQQQPMMSSPSPGQVQTPLSMPPPPQPSPQPPSSQPNSASSGPTPSPGGFQPSPSPQPSQSPATARTPLNYGVPSPGPLNTPGNPGSVMSPPGSTSLEDQQYMEKLKQLSKYIEPLRRMINKIDKNEDRKKDLSKMKSLLNILTDPNTRCPLKTLQKCEIALEKLKNDMAVPTPPPPQLPNKQQYLCQPLLDAVMANIRSPVFNHSLYRTFAPAMTAIHGPPITAPNFSGRKRKHEEDERQSIPNILQGEVARLDIKFLVNLDPSYCSNNGTVHLVCKLDDKNLPSVPPLQLSVPADYPDQSPYWADEEDQYAGANGFLQTVHRNMTSKLLQLPDKHSVTELLNTWAQSVRQACLSAA from the exons ATGGAGGTCCCGGGACCGGACAGCGACTGGAGGAGTCCGCAGTTCCGGCAGAAAGTCGTCGCTCAGAT cgaggAGGCGATGAGGAAGGCAGGAACTGCACACACTAAGTCCAGCAACGATATGGAAAACCACGTTTATGTCAAAGCCAAATCCAGA GAGGAGTATTTGTCTCTGGTGGCGAGGCTGATCATTCACTTTAGAGACATCC ATAAGAAGACGCACGGAGGTCCAG ATCCCATTAACGCCCTGACTAACTTGactggggtcgggggggggcccGGCGTCATGGGGATGGGGCCTCGGCCTGCCGGCGCTCCGGTGGGGGGCATGGGGTCCATGGGGCCGATGCAGATGGTGGCCGGAAACCCGCAAgcta TCGGGGGTCCGGGACAGATGCCGATGCAGCAGATGGTGCAGCAGCAGTCCATCCAGTTCCAacatttccagcagcagcagaacagcATGCAGCAGCAGTTtcaggtgcagcagcagttgAGGGTGCAgatgcagcaacagcagcaacaacaacaacaacaacaacaacaacagcagcaacaacaacaacaacaacagcagcagcaccaccagaATCAACAACTTCAGCACCAGAACCAGCAACTTCAGAACCAGCAGCAGGCAcagaaccagcagcagcagaaccag ATGCACCAGACCAggattcagcagcagcagcagattctgcagctccagcagcaggccCAAGCCCAGGCCCAAGCCCAGGCCCAAGCCCAGGCCCAAGCCCAGGCCCAAGCCCAAGCCCAGGCCCAAGCCCAAGCCCAGGCCCAAGCCCAGGCCCAAGCCCAGGCCCAAGCACAAGCCCAGGCCCAAGCCCAAGCCCAAGCCCAGGCTCAGGCCCAGGCCCAAGCCCAGGCCCATGTCCAATCCATCCAGCACAtggttcagcagcagcagcagcagcaggttcagCCTCAGCCGGGTCAGCACATCTTGCAAAAGACCTTGCAG gCCCGTGCATCATTGCAGCAAGCTGCAGCTCAGGCGCAACACAACGCAACAGCAGGCGCTCCGGGGCAG ATTCCGACCCGGATGCCTcagaacccccccacacccgctgTAGGAGGACAGCCAATGACACAGCAG ACCCAACAGCAGCCAATGATGTCATCGCCTTCACCTGGGCAGGTGCAAACCCCGCTGTCgatgcctcctccccctcaaccGTCAccccagcccccctcctcaCAGCCCAACTCAGCCAG CTCCGGTCCCACTCCGTCCCCGGGGGGTTTCCAGCCCAGCCCGTCTCCTCAGCCCTCACAGAGCCCCGCCACCGCCAGGACCCCCCTCAACTATGGAGTACCCTCACCTGGACCGCTCAACACCCCAG GTAACCCCGGCTCTGTGATGAGTCCACCTGGATCCACGTCTCTGGAGGACCAGCAGTACATGGAGAAACTGAAACAGCTCTCTAAATACATCGAACCTCTGCGCAGGATGATCAATAAGATTGACAAGAACGAAG ACAGGAAGAAAGACCTGAGTAAGATGAAGAGTCTGTTGAACATCCTGACGGACCCAAACACCAG GTGTCCCCTGAAGACGCTGCAGAAGTGTGAGATCGCTctggagaagctgaagaacgACATGGCCGTG CccaccccgccgcccccccagcTGCCCAACAAGCAGCAGTACCTGTGTCAACCGCTGCTGGACGCAGTCATGGCCAACATCCGCTCCCCCGTCTTTAACCACTCGCTGTACCGCACCTTCGCCCCCGCCATGACCGCCATCCACGGACCCCCCATCAC GGCGCCAAACTTCtccgggaggaagaggaagcacgAGGAAGACGAGCGTCAGTCCATCCCAAACATCCTTCAAGGAGAGGTTGCTCGGCTCGACATCAAGTTCCTGGTGAACCTGGACCCGTCCTACTGCAGCAACAACGGGACGGTGCACCTGGTCTGCAAGCTGG ATGATAAGAACCTTCCCAGcgttcctcctctgcagctcagcgTACCAGCAGATTACCCTGATCAGAGCCCTTACTGGGCCGACGAGGAGGACCAGTACG CAGGTGCGAACGGCTTCCTGCAGACGGTCCACAGAAACATGACGTCCAAACTTCTGCAGCTCCCCGACAAACACTCTGTGACGGAGCTTCTGAACACCTGGGCCCAGAGCGTCCGCcaggcctgtctgtctgccgcctga